A DNA window from Sphingopyxis macrogoltabida contains the following coding sequences:
- a CDS encoding N-acyl-D-amino-acid deacylase family protein, translating into MDMKRRLALGAALWLSTSGMALAAEGSHDVVIRGGTIYDGSGAPGVVGDVAIDGDRVVAVGKVAGKGRTEISAAGMAVAPGFINMLSWATESLIADPKSQSDIRQGVTLEVMGEGWSMGPLNAKMKTLETERQGDIRYPIEWTSLGDYLSWLEKRGIAPNVASFVGAATVRVHELGEDDVDPTPEQLDRMRALVRQAMDEGALGVGSSLIYAPGSYAETDELVALTGEAAKCGGMYISHMRSEGDRLEEAVDELIEISKRSGAPAEIYHLKMAGRENWGKLAPVVAKVEAARAAGQRITADMYTYTAGATGLDAAMPTWVQAGGLEKWIERLKDPAIRARVAAEMQKPGNDWENLYFGAGADKMILSGFKNDALKPLTGKTLAEVAQMRGKSPEETAMDLVVEDGSRVGTVYFLMSEDNVRAQIKLPWMSFGSDAASQATEGVFLKSGAHPRTYGNVARLLGRYVRDEKLIPLEQAVHRLTTLPATNLGIKERGALKPGYFADVVIFDPAAVTDRSTFEAPHQYSLGVRDVFVNGAAVLKDGEPTGATPGRAVRGAGWGKCR; encoded by the coding sequence ATGGACATGAAACGACGGTTGGCGCTTGGCGCCGCGCTTTGGCTTTCGACGTCGGGCATGGCGCTCGCGGCCGAAGGCAGTCATGACGTCGTGATCCGCGGCGGCACCATCTATGACGGGTCGGGGGCGCCGGGCGTCGTCGGCGACGTCGCGATCGACGGCGACCGCGTCGTCGCCGTCGGCAAGGTCGCGGGCAAGGGCCGCACCGAAATATCCGCCGCCGGCATGGCGGTCGCGCCCGGCTTCATCAACATGCTGAGCTGGGCGACCGAATCGCTGATCGCCGATCCGAAAAGCCAGAGCGACATAAGGCAGGGCGTCACGCTGGAAGTGATGGGCGAAGGCTGGTCGATGGGGCCGCTCAATGCAAAGATGAAGACCCTCGAAACCGAGCGTCAGGGCGATATCAGATATCCGATCGAATGGACCAGCCTCGGCGATTATCTTTCCTGGCTCGAAAAACGCGGCATCGCGCCGAATGTCGCGAGCTTCGTCGGCGCAGCGACGGTGCGTGTCCATGAACTCGGCGAAGACGATGTCGACCCGACGCCCGAACAGCTCGACCGCATGCGCGCGCTCGTCCGGCAGGCGATGGACGAAGGCGCGCTCGGCGTCGGCAGTTCGCTCATCTATGCGCCCGGCTCCTATGCCGAAACCGACGAGCTCGTCGCACTGACCGGCGAGGCGGCGAAATGCGGCGGCATGTACATCAGCCACATGCGGTCCGAAGGCGACCGGCTCGAGGAAGCGGTCGACGAGCTGATCGAGATATCGAAGCGGTCGGGCGCCCCGGCCGAAATCTATCACCTCAAAATGGCGGGCCGCGAAAACTGGGGCAAGCTCGCCCCCGTCGTCGCCAAGGTCGAGGCAGCGCGCGCTGCGGGACAGCGGATCACCGCCGACATGTACACCTATACCGCCGGCGCCACCGGGCTCGACGCGGCGATGCCGACCTGGGTACAGGCCGGCGGGCTCGAAAAATGGATCGAGCGGCTGAAAGATCCCGCGATCCGCGCGCGCGTCGCCGCCGAGATGCAGAAACCGGGCAACGACTGGGAAAATCTCTACTTCGGCGCCGGTGCCGACAAGATGATCCTGTCGGGTTTCAAGAACGACGCGCTCAAGCCGCTAACCGGCAAGACGCTCGCCGAGGTTGCGCAGATGCGCGGCAAGTCGCCCGAGGAGACGGCGATGGACCTCGTCGTCGAGGATGGCTCGCGCGTCGGCACCGTCTATTTCCTGATGTCGGAGGACAATGTGCGCGCGCAGATCAAGCTGCCGTGGATGAGCTTCGGGTCCGATGCGGCATCGCAGGCGACCGAGGGCGTCTTCCTGAAATCGGGCGCCCATCCGCGCACCTATGGCAATGTCGCGCGCCTGCTCGGCCGCTATGTCCGCGACGAGAAGCTGATCCCGCTCGAACAGGCGGTGCACCGGCTGACCACCCTGCCCGCGACCAACCTCGGGATCAAGGAACGCGGCGCGCTGAAGCCCGGCTATTTCGCCGACGTCGTAATCTTCGACCCGGCGGCGGTCACCGACCGCTCGACCTTCGAGGCGCCGCACCAATATTCGCTCGGCGTCCGCGATGTCTTCGTCAACGGCGCGGCGGTGCTGAAGGACGGCGAGCCGACCGGCGCGACGCCGGGACGCGCGGTGCGCGGCGCCGGCTGGGGCAAATGCCGCTGA
- a CDS encoding response regulator has product MSLTHNILIVDDHPITQNGLRLLFASYQRFTVVGALDRGATVGAFVQSQPVDLVILDLNMPDVRGINILAEIVGSRDMTVIILTGETNLGEIDYALKLGARAVVSKADPSDQIIAACDAALAGDIHISPHIAEALGKYQQPPVALSSRQMAILHYLAQGESNKEISYRLSIAQPTVSFHIAELRRKLDVTHNRKIVERAQELNLL; this is encoded by the coding sequence ATGAGCCTGACGCACAATATCCTGATCGTCGACGATCATCCGATCACGCAGAACGGCCTTCGGCTGCTGTTCGCTTCGTACCAGCGTTTCACCGTCGTCGGGGCGCTCGATCGCGGTGCGACGGTGGGGGCCTTCGTCCAGTCGCAGCCGGTCGACCTCGTCATCCTCGATCTCAACATGCCCGACGTGCGCGGGATCAATATCCTCGCCGAGATCGTCGGGTCGCGCGACATGACGGTGATCATCCTGACCGGCGAGACGAACCTCGGCGAGATCGACTATGCGCTGAAGCTCGGCGCGCGCGCGGTGGTCAGCAAGGCCGACCCGTCGGACCAGATCATCGCGGCGTGCGATGCGGCGTTGGCGGGCGATATTCACATCTCGCCCCATATCGCCGAGGCGCTCGGCAAATATCAGCAGCCGCCGGTCGCGCTGTCGTCGCGCCAGATGGCGATCCTGCACTATCTGGCGCAGGGGGAGAGCAACAAGGAAATCTCCTATCGCCTGTCGATCGCGCAGCCGACGGTATCGTTCCACATCGCCGAGTTGCGGCGCAAGCTCGATGTCACCCACAACCGCAAGATCGTCGAACGGGCGCAGGAATTAAACCTGCTCTGA
- a CDS encoding FABP family protein yields MDIPDDIFTEPDDVAPDTLENLGPLRRLAGIWEGHRGVDINPKADGPEQRDYYERIEMQPIDPQANGPQLFYGLRYHVHINTPDEDIAFHDQVGYWLWEPATGLVLQTLSIPRGQVAIAAGHATADAKQLVLKAERGSSEYGICSTTFLEQAFRTDSYTITVDFHDDGTWSYVSDTVLMVHGRAEPFLHRDRNHLAKIAEAEPNPLAQIVRRG; encoded by the coding sequence ATGGACATTCCGGACGATATCTTCACCGAGCCCGACGACGTCGCGCCCGATACGCTCGAGAATCTCGGGCCGCTGCGCCGGCTCGCCGGCATCTGGGAAGGCCATCGCGGCGTCGATATCAATCCCAAGGCCGACGGCCCCGAGCAGCGCGACTATTACGAGCGGATCGAGATGCAGCCGATCGATCCGCAGGCGAACGGGCCGCAGCTTTTCTACGGCCTGCGCTACCATGTCCATATCAATACCCCCGACGAGGATATCGCCTTCCACGACCAGGTCGGATACTGGCTGTGGGAACCGGCGACCGGGCTGGTGCTGCAGACGCTTTCCATCCCGCGCGGGCAGGTGGCGATCGCCGCCGGACATGCCACCGCCGACGCGAAGCAACTGGTGCTGAAGGCCGAGCGGGGGAGCAGCGAATATGGCATCTGTTCGACGACCTTCCTCGAACAGGCCTTTCGCACCGACAGCTATACGATCACGGTCGATTTCCACGACGACGGGACGTGGAGTTATGTTTCGGACACGGTGCTGATGGTGCACGGGCGGGCCGAACCTTTCCTTCACCGCGATCGCAACCATCTGGCCAAGATCGCCGAGGCGGAGCCGAACCCGCTGGCGCAGATCGTCCGGCGGGGCTGA
- a CDS encoding autotransporter domain-containing protein, whose product MSKISKSRLLATSAVAGLSILQFAPLAQAQDSFGIHNDQPEPLEITVAEDDEVVGEDIGIYADNGAVIVDNLGDIRGNGTFTGSVDSRPSGGIVIAQPGSSVTNSGTISGGAHGIATSQFFSEDENGENLPPQALVADTVVVNSGTIVGEGGSGVGLVGGGSLTNSGTIQGHNNVNGGANANGIGVAITEFPGAIDPDATGIGSIVNDEDGTIEGQTFGIVLSGGGTIENDGLIRSTGAFNPATGVTPIGIVLGATPEQEGRVATLDNDGVVLGFIGVLAGGPVDATIDNGGIINGQFAGIMGQSTGNLVVNNADGAEIASGGTAIIANTSTLTVNNAGTIRGANQNAINILTADAVIENSGTIEGAQSGIVTNLAQVSPGVTEPIAANTTIVNSGTIVGNGGAGVSLAGGGSVTNNGLIQGFTSANGSAPGIGVAISEFAGAVDPDATGVGSIVNDEDGVIEGQRFGIVLQGGGTIDNNGGHIRSTGQFDPNNPGAVPFGIVMGASEEQQGRSATLNNDHGVIQGFFGVLAGGSLETTTINNAGIIVGQAGAILGQSTGDLIVTNAEGAEIIAGGNGIAANTSTLTVENAGTIRGQSQNGINILTADAVINNSGTIEGGQFGITTNPFQVAPGVFEGRAVNTSVTNSGTIIGNNDDGVRLIGGGSVTNSGTIEGRGTPFADGISMYPHTDQANEDYSASVTNEEGGSIAGQRFGIILSAGGDVANAGEITGFNGGVYIQGTATNTDAGEDRSGLTASVVNSGTIRGTGNLGGSGGDGFGVGFGSDMSSASLDNSGTIVSDFGAGVSQGSRADVAITNAEGGTITGATSGIYSFATGSLVVNNAGTIRGEGSYDGFDAAPDAGITITTAASAVTNSGTISGAGAGITTAYQYDEESQTLVGLAIGTEIENSGTIAGESNDGVRLIGGGTVANSGTISGTGSQLADGISIYAYEGQDSASFAASVVNAEGGAITGDRFGVIVSGGGDVVNAGSISGNAAGVLIQSDLANTPGQVGNFTNSGTIASADGVAIIAHVQANVVNAGTLAGGSGAAIALDRFDDTVTLHTGSVVNGAMLAGEGHDSLILDGDVLELTEAQQVGAAIDFEELTVAAGYWSTTGYVGEFNAVTIAEGGALQVNEIEYDEGLFSTPIFTPTIANNGLLVANFDHDDVVSGLGQLSVSGTGAVKLIGEGVFTLDTASFAHTGGTTVANGGLILTGTLLGDVTTEGDGFFQLGTGGTEGDFSGDIVNNGRFVFNRSDDYDFLGAFSGNGTLDKMGDSILTFMGDYSFEGVTNILGGSVRIGGTIDPTTDFNLGAGGSLDISGKDQTIGGLAGEQGSNVQMGENNLTVAQDANSQFGGTISGSGSFTKEGDGTLNLTGDSDYTGPTAVNGGKLAVNGSIVSDVTVNNGGTLGGNGTVGSTTVAAGGTIAPGNSIGRLTVNGDLAFAAGSVYEVEVNAAGQGDRLDATGAVTIASTASVAVLAEEGDYNPRTDYVILTGAGGVTGTFGSVTTDLAFLDPLLRYGANSVTLSLYRNDIDFADVAIGFNQASVATAIQSLGIDNPLFEAVLVQNAATAQASFGDLSGEIHANAVSGLTDDSRHLRNALFGMRAPVESGAFVWGSAFGGWGKFDAQPGGLGMSTDHKGLVAGIGYGGNGFAAALSAGIGGSDFKAKGRGDSADVESKYLAAHATYGAPEGGFRGTIGIAYAWHDLDNSRAVTVAPLAQTLTSKYDASTLQIFGEVGYDMTMGKAAITPFARLAHVKTDSEGFTEAGGNAALVVADVDQKTTFLSLGARARFNAGEAGFQPYVSAAWNRAFDDRGAIMISRFAAGGTPFGIIGTPIPKNSAEVEAGFDYSAGAFNIGAAYTGTLASDRNSHGVRVTARIAF is encoded by the coding sequence ATGTCCAAGATTTCGAAATCGCGCCTGCTTGCGACCAGCGCGGTCGCCGGCCTGTCGATCCTGCAATTCGCGCCGCTCGCGCAGGCGCAGGACAGCTTCGGCATCCACAACGACCAGCCCGAGCCGCTGGAAATCACGGTGGCCGAGGACGATGAGGTCGTGGGCGAGGATATCGGCATCTATGCCGACAACGGCGCGGTGATCGTCGACAATCTGGGCGACATTCGCGGCAACGGCACCTTTACCGGTAGTGTCGACAGCCGGCCGAGCGGCGGTATCGTGATCGCGCAGCCGGGATCGTCGGTCACCAATAGCGGCACGATTTCGGGCGGCGCGCATGGCATCGCGACCTCGCAATTCTTCAGCGAGGACGAGAATGGCGAAAACCTGCCGCCGCAGGCGCTGGTCGCCGACACGGTGGTCGTCAACAGCGGCACGATCGTCGGCGAAGGCGGCTCGGGCGTCGGGCTGGTCGGCGGCGGCAGCCTCACCAACAGCGGCACGATCCAGGGCCATAACAATGTCAACGGCGGCGCCAACGCGAACGGCATCGGCGTCGCAATCACCGAATTCCCCGGCGCGATCGACCCCGACGCGACCGGCATCGGCTCGATCGTCAACGACGAGGACGGCACGATCGAAGGGCAGACCTTCGGCATCGTCCTCTCGGGCGGCGGCACGATCGAGAATGACGGCCTGATCCGCAGCACCGGCGCGTTCAACCCCGCGACGGGCGTTACCCCGATCGGCATCGTCCTGGGCGCGACCCCGGAACAGGAAGGCCGGGTCGCGACGCTCGATAACGATGGCGTCGTTCTCGGTTTCATCGGCGTCCTCGCCGGCGGACCGGTCGATGCGACGATCGATAACGGCGGGATCATCAACGGGCAGTTCGCCGGCATCATGGGCCAGTCGACGGGCAACCTCGTCGTCAACAATGCCGACGGCGCCGAAATCGCCTCGGGCGGCACCGCGATCATCGCGAACACCAGCACGCTGACGGTCAACAATGCGGGGACGATTCGCGGCGCGAATCAGAATGCGATCAACATCCTGACCGCCGATGCGGTGATCGAGAACAGCGGCACGATCGAGGGCGCGCAATCGGGTATCGTCACCAACCTCGCGCAGGTCAGCCCGGGCGTGACCGAGCCCATCGCCGCGAACACGACCATCGTCAACAGCGGGACGATCGTCGGCAATGGCGGCGCGGGCGTTTCGCTCGCGGGCGGCGGCTCGGTGACCAACAACGGCCTGATCCAGGGATTCACGAGCGCCAACGGCAGTGCGCCGGGAATCGGCGTCGCGATCAGCGAGTTTGCGGGCGCGGTCGACCCCGACGCGACGGGGGTCGGATCGATCGTCAACGACGAAGACGGCGTGATCGAAGGCCAGCGCTTCGGCATCGTCCTGCAGGGCGGCGGCACGATCGACAATAATGGCGGCCATATCCGCAGCACCGGCCAGTTCGATCCCAATAATCCGGGCGCTGTGCCGTTCGGGATCGTCATGGGCGCGAGCGAGGAACAGCAGGGGCGGAGCGCGACGCTCAACAACGACCATGGCGTCATCCAGGGCTTTTTCGGCGTGCTCGCCGGCGGCTCGCTCGAAACGACGACGATCAACAACGCGGGTATCATCGTCGGTCAGGCCGGAGCGATTCTCGGCCAGTCGACGGGCGACCTGATCGTCACCAACGCCGAGGGCGCGGAAATCATCGCCGGTGGCAACGGCATTGCGGCGAACACCAGCACGCTGACGGTCGAAAATGCCGGCACGATCCGCGGCCAGAGCCAGAATGGCATCAACATCCTGACCGCCGACGCGGTAATCAACAACAGCGGCACGATCGAGGGCGGGCAGTTCGGCATCACCACCAACCCGTTCCAGGTCGCGCCGGGCGTCTTCGAGGGCCGCGCGGTCAATACCAGCGTCACCAACAGCGGCACGATCATCGGCAACAACGACGACGGCGTCCGGCTGATCGGCGGCGGCAGCGTCACCAACAGCGGTACGATCGAAGGCCGCGGTACGCCCTTCGCCGACGGCATTTCGATGTATCCGCACACCGATCAGGCGAACGAGGATTACAGCGCCAGCGTCACCAACGAGGAAGGCGGTTCGATCGCCGGCCAGCGCTTCGGCATCATCCTTTCGGCGGGCGGCGACGTCGCCAATGCCGGCGAAATCACCGGCTTCAACGGCGGCGTCTATATCCAGGGCACGGCGACCAACACCGACGCCGGCGAGGACCGCAGCGGCCTGACCGCGAGCGTCGTCAATTCGGGAACGATCCGCGGCACCGGCAACCTCGGCGGCAGCGGCGGCGACGGCTTCGGCGTCGGTTTCGGCAGCGACATGTCGAGCGCCAGCCTCGACAACAGCGGCACGATCGTCAGCGATTTCGGCGCGGGCGTGTCGCAGGGCTCGCGCGCCGACGTGGCAATCACCAATGCCGAAGGCGGCACGATCACCGGCGCAACGTCGGGCATCTATTCCTTCGCCACCGGCTCGCTCGTCGTGAACAATGCCGGCACGATCCGCGGCGAAGGCAGCTATGACGGCTTCGACGCCGCGCCCGACGCCGGCATCACGATCACCACCGCGGCGTCGGCGGTGACGAACAGCGGCACCATCTCGGGCGCCGGGGCGGGCATCACCACCGCCTATCAATATGACGAGGAAAGCCAGACGCTCGTCGGCCTCGCGATCGGCACCGAGATCGAGAACAGCGGCACGATCGCCGGCGAATCGAACGACGGTGTGCGGCTGATCGGCGGCGGGACCGTCGCCAACAGCGGCACGATCAGCGGCACGGGCAGCCAGCTCGCCGACGGTATCTCGATCTATGCCTATGAAGGGCAGGACAGCGCGAGCTTCGCCGCGAGCGTCGTGAACGCCGAAGGCGGCGCGATCACCGGCGATCGCTTCGGCGTCATCGTTTCGGGTGGCGGCGATGTCGTCAACGCGGGGTCGATCAGCGGCAATGCCGCCGGCGTGCTCATCCAGAGCGACCTTGCCAACACGCCCGGCCAGGTCGGCAATTTCACCAACAGCGGCACGATTGCCAGCGCGGACGGCGTCGCGATCATCGCGCATGTCCAGGCGAATGTCGTCAATGCGGGAACGCTCGCCGGCGGCAGCGGCGCCGCGATCGCGCTCGACCGTTTCGACGACACAGTGACCCTCCACACCGGCAGCGTCGTCAACGGCGCGATGCTGGCGGGCGAGGGCCATGACAGCCTGATCCTCGACGGCGATGTGCTCGAACTGACCGAAGCGCAGCAGGTCGGCGCCGCCATCGACTTCGAGGAGCTGACCGTTGCGGCGGGTTACTGGTCTACCACGGGCTATGTCGGCGAGTTCAATGCGGTGACGATCGCCGAGGGCGGCGCGCTGCAGGTCAACGAAATCGAATATGACGAGGGGCTGTTCTCGACCCCGATCTTCACCCCGACGATCGCCAATAACGGCCTGCTCGTCGCGAATTTCGATCATGACGACGTCGTGTCGGGTCTCGGCCAGCTCTCGGTCAGCGGCACCGGCGCCGTCAAGCTGATCGGCGAGGGGGTCTTCACGCTCGATACGGCGTCCTTTGCGCACACCGGCGGCACCACCGTCGCGAACGGCGGGCTGATCCTGACCGGCACGCTGCTCGGCGACGTGACGACCGAAGGCGACGGCTTCTTCCAGCTCGGCACCGGCGGGACCGAAGGCGATTTTTCGGGCGATATCGTCAACAACGGCCGCTTCGTCTTCAACCGCTCGGACGATTATGACTTCCTCGGTGCCTTCTCGGGCAACGGGACGCTCGACAAGATGGGCGACAGCATCCTGACCTTCATGGGCGATTACAGCTTCGAGGGTGTGACCAATATCCTCGGCGGCTCGGTCCGCATCGGCGGCACGATCGACCCGACGACCGACTTCAACCTCGGCGCGGGCGGCAGCCTCGACATCAGCGGCAAGGACCAGACGATCGGCGGCCTGGCGGGCGAGCAAGGCTCGAACGTCCAGATGGGCGAAAACAACCTGACCGTCGCGCAGGACGCCAACAGCCAGTTCGGTGGCACCATCTCGGGCAGCGGGTCGTTCACCAAGGAAGGCGACGGCACGCTCAACCTGACCGGCGACAGCGACTATACCGGTCCGACCGCGGTCAATGGCGGCAAGCTGGCGGTCAACGGCTCGATCGTTTCCGACGTTACCGTCAACAACGGCGGCACGCTGGGCGGTAACGGTACCGTCGGTTCGACGACGGTTGCGGCGGGCGGCACGATCGCGCCGGGCAACTCGATCGGCCGACTCACGGTGAACGGCGACCTCGCCTTCGCGGCGGGCTCGGTCTATGAGGTCGAGGTTAATGCGGCGGGGCAGGGCGACCGGCTCGACGCGACGGGTGCTGTGACGATCGCCAGCACCGCGAGCGTCGCGGTGCTCGCCGAAGAGGGCGATTACAACCCGCGCACCGACTATGTGATCCTGACCGGCGCGGGCGGCGTCACCGGGACCTTCGGATCGGTGACCACCGATCTCGCCTTCCTCGACCCGCTGCTCCGTTACGGCGCGAACAGCGTCACCCTGTCGCTCTATCGCAACGACATCGACTTTGCCGATGTCGCGATCGGCTTCAACCAGGCGAGCGTTGCGACCGCGATCCAGTCGCTCGGCATCGACAATCCGCTGTTCGAGGCGGTGCTCGTCCAGAATGCCGCGACCGCACAGGCGAGCTTCGGCGACCTGTCGGGCGAGATCCACGCCAATGCGGTGAGCGGCCTCACCGACGACAGCCGCCACCTCCGCAACGCCTTGTTCGGCATGCGCGCGCCGGTGGAAAGCGGGGCCTTCGTCTGGGGCTCGGCCTTCGGCGGCTGGGGCAAGTTCGACGCGCAGCCCGGCGGGCTCGGCATGAGCACCGACCACAAGGGTCTGGTGGCCGGCATCGGCTATGGCGGCAACGGCTTTGCGGCGGCGCTCTCGGCCGGAATCGGCGGCTCGGACTTCAAGGCGAAGGGGCGGGGCGACAGCGCTGACGTCGAAAGCAAATATCTGGCGGCGCACGCCACCTATGGCGCGCCCGAGGGCGGCTTCCGCGGTACGATCGGTATCGCTTATGCGTGGCATGACCTCGACAACAGCCGGGCGGTGACCGTCGCGCCGCTCGCGCAGACGCTGACGTCGAAATATGATGCCAGCACGCTGCAGATCTTCGGCGAGGTCGGTTACGACATGACGATGGGCAAGGCGGCGATCACGCCGTTCGCCCGCCTCGCGCACGTCAAGACCGACAGCGAAGGCTTCACCGAAGCGGGCGGCAACGCGGCGCTGGTGGTCGCCGATGTCGACCAGAAAACGACCTTCCTCAGCCTCGGCGCGCGGGCGCGCTTCAATGCCGGCGAAGCGGGCTTCCAGCCCTATGTTTCGGCGGCGTGGAACCGGGCGTTCGACGACCGCGGCGCGATCATGATCTCGCGCTTCGCCGCCGGCGGCACGCCGTTCGGGATCATCGGTACGCCGATCCCGAAGAATTCGGCCGAGGTCGAGGCCGGCTTCGACTACAGCGCCGGGGCGTTCAACATCGGCGCCGCCTACACCGGCACGCTGGCGTCGGACCGCAACAGCCACGGGGTGCGCGTTACTGCTCGAATCGCTTTCTGA
- a CDS encoding sensor histidine kinase: protein MRYWVAFLTFVVAAILSPAKAAPTELPAFELHAGIDPASVAPFIRYTKNVPDFEELRPDDMLAKPLERIEGSSIHFGPPGVKTALLLKVRNAGSAQGSWILTTGRGSLKFFRLYEATGDRFELLVDGTDPEDARRNLGTYQAFSSELVLDPGQEKLVLIEFLSENSTYMPLRINTYGTFFKERRANISMVSGVVIGAFILLLLNFLFFSITGHREFLWLAVAEAFFALNTVHSEGYITIFFLYDKPLTGVAVEDFFKCGFAGAMAQFCRIFVNTPVNFPKRDVALRALILASLAVMLLQPGLSLYPPGLRFALHAAAWLVAIAVALFLPFVGFAAMKQLGNQLWPLFVGWASLALFIVYAAIASMGFFTWLPINWHLSGPVGLFEAVMVTLALGLNLKKIQRDKLAADFNYARSLSERLEISERATRLAEEKAFALATVNSQNALLHASGHDSKQVILALNSAVDVLRRSETPAGNGELIDMLQSSATYLNEIVSTTMSGANIVGSDAGFVALSSFRGQALVEPLMMMFRTPFARKKLSLEADGDDDIVIVSDKPLLMRALANLLSNSYQYSDAGGARISLARDGETATITITDTGRGMSDAVRKALNASETTRLRADEAKEGTGSGFHSARRLVESLAGRLEILSSTSAGTTVRVTLPCAFAATNPCPPETLQAALPGWLIVDFDQRDAFEAALAAATLPANQIVALTYDDTTVTRGRLSEMVGMMMIKPPCSELIAHPLLRRGSEQV, encoded by the coding sequence ATGCGATATTGGGTTGCATTTCTGACATTTGTCGTCGCGGCGATCCTGTCGCCCGCAAAGGCGGCGCCGACCGAGTTACCGGCGTTCGAGCTGCACGCCGGTATCGACCCCGCATCGGTCGCGCCCTTTATCCGCTATACCAAGAACGTCCCCGATTTCGAGGAGCTGCGCCCGGACGACATGCTCGCCAAGCCGCTCGAACGCATCGAGGGATCGTCGATCCATTTCGGTCCGCCGGGGGTCAAAACCGCGCTGCTGCTGAAGGTCCGCAATGCGGGGTCCGCGCAGGGTAGCTGGATCCTCACCACGGGGCGCGGATCGCTGAAATTTTTTCGGCTCTACGAAGCCACCGGCGACCGGTTCGAGCTGCTCGTCGACGGCACCGACCCCGAGGATGCGCGGCGCAATCTCGGCACCTATCAGGCCTTCAGCTCCGAACTGGTGCTCGACCCGGGGCAGGAGAAGCTGGTGCTGATCGAGTTCCTGTCCGAAAATTCGACCTATATGCCGCTCCGCATCAACACCTATGGCACCTTCTTCAAGGAGCGGCGGGCGAATATCTCAATGGTGTCGGGCGTCGTCATCGGCGCCTTCATCCTGCTCCTTTTGAACTTCCTCTTCTTCTCGATCACCGGGCATCGCGAATTTCTGTGGCTTGCCGTCGCCGAGGCCTTCTTCGCGCTGAACACCGTCCATTCGGAAGGCTATATCACCATCTTCTTCCTCTACGACAAACCGCTGACCGGCGTTGCGGTGGAGGATTTCTTCAAATGCGGCTTTGCAGGAGCGATGGCGCAGTTCTGCCGCATCTTCGTCAATACGCCAGTCAATTTCCCGAAACGCGACGTGGCGCTGAGGGCGCTCATTCTCGCCTCGCTCGCGGTAATGCTGCTCCAGCCGGGTCTGTCGCTCTATCCGCCCGGGCTGCGCTTTGCGCTGCACGCCGCCGCCTGGCTGGTCGCGATCGCCGTCGCGCTGTTCCTGCCCTTCGTCGGTTTCGCCGCGATGAAACAGCTCGGCAACCAGCTCTGGCCGCTGTTCGTCGGCTGGGCCAGCCTGGCGCTGTTCATCGTCTATGCGGCGATCGCCTCGATGGGCTTTTTCACCTGGCTGCCGATCAACTGGCATCTTTCGGGGCCGGTCGGGCTGTTCGAGGCGGTGATGGTGACTCTCGCGCTCGGCCTCAACCTCAAGAAGATTCAGCGCGACAAGCTCGCCGCCGACTTCAACTATGCCCGGTCGCTGTCGGAGCGGCTGGAGATCAGCGAGCGCGCGACGCGGCTAGCCGAGGAAAAGGCGTTCGCGCTCGCCACCGTCAACAGCCAGAATGCGTTGCTCCACGCATCGGGCCACGACAGCAAGCAGGTCATCCTCGCGCTCAACAGCGCCGTCGACGTGCTGCGGCGGAGCGAAACCCCGGCGGGCAATGGCGAGCTGATCGACATGCTGCAAAGCTCCGCCACCTATTTGAACGAGATTGTTTCGACGACGATGTCGGGTGCGAACATCGTCGGCAGCGACGCGGGTTTCGTCGCGCTGAGCAGCTTCAGGGGGCAGGCGCTCGTCGAGCCGCTGATGATGATGTTCCGGACCCCGTTCGCGCGCAAGAAGCTGTCGCTGGAAGCCGATGGCGACGACGATATCGTCATCGTTTCGGACAAGCCGCTGCTGATGCGCGCGCTCGCGAACCTGCTCAGCAACAGCTATCAATATAGCGACGCGGGCGGTGCCCGGATTTCGCTGGCGCGCGATGGCGAGACGGCAACGATCACGATCACCGATACCGGCCGCGGCATGTCCGATGCCGTCCGCAAGGCACTGAACGCGAGCGAAACGACCCGGCTGCGCGCCGACGAGGCGAAGGAAGGCACGGGATCGGGATTCCATTCGGCGCGGCGGCTGGTCGAAAGCCTCGCGGGCCGGCTGGAAATCCTGTCGTCAACCTCGGCGGGCACCACGGTCCGCGTTACCCTTCCCTGCGCATTCGCCGCGACCAACCCGTGCCCGCCCGAAACGCTGCAGGCAGCGCTACCCGGTTGGCTGATCGTCGATTTCGACCAGCGCGACGCCTTCGAGGCGGCGCTCGCCGCCGCGACGCTGCCCGCCAACCAAATCGTTGCGCTGACCTATGACGACACCACCGTCACGCGCGGACGGCTGAGCGAGATGGTCGGGATGATGATGATCAAGCCGCCGTGCAGCGAGCTGATCGCCCATCCGTTACTGCGCCGGGGATCAGAGCAGGTTTAA